The DNA region GTTCCAAAGTAATTAATTCGTTCTTTAACTTTTACGGCCTCCACCGCTGATGCACGCATACTGGTACATTAGTATGATATCGTGTGCTTTACACACAACTTCATGGTTTTGTTTTTGGCTCACTCGAAAGAAGCCTTATACTAATtgaattgagaaaaattaatagtacttcctcagtcaacaaaaaaaatagtctcatctttCCATTTCAGTCCGTCCACCAAATTTAGTCTTatgctaaaaatgaaaagttccTCCCAATTCATTGTCCTAGTTTACcgcttttttctctcttattttatccatatttacttttttttctcgtTCACTTTATcactttctctttcttactttacagCTTTGCATCAAAGAGtatattatttttcaatttattgttCAACGAGGTGGGATGAATTTGTAACTCAATAGTTTATttataacataattaaatataatactctATGTGTCTAATATTTGCAGGCATTTCTAAAGGCGTGGGATGCAGCTTGTAAAGACACGGTTAAATCTCCAACTGTGTACGTTCCACCTAAATCCATATTTTTAGTGAACCCTGTCAATTTTAACGGCCCATGCAATGGTCCAGGGATCAATCTCTTGGTatgttatttaatgaaatgaataaattgatttagtttgattataatatttgaatttttattaatatgtaTGAAATACGAAGATTTTAGGAACAATTGTAGCACCAAATGCACCTAGTGCGTGGGATGGCAAAGATGCAAGCCAGTGGTTGGCAGTTACAAATACAAAGGGCTTAAGTGTTGTGGGCTTCGGGGTCATCGATGGTCAGGGCAAGGCCTGGTGGGACCAGTCTTGCAAATATCATCCTAAATTGgtatattattattgttgttattattattacgacctgatttaatatttttattgattactaatcataatttttttgtgtttagaAAAATTGCACGACTCTAGCTCCAACTGTAAGTACTTTACACTCATCCGATATGAATTGATTATTTTTGggttataaaaaaattaaatgtgttACAGTATTATTTAACAGGCGTGGAAGTTTATTGGGTGCAACAATAGTATTGTTAGTAATATAAGGTTTATAAACAGTGCTCAAACACATATATCAGTGCAAGGATGCAATGGCTTCCTTATTCAAAATGTAACAATCGAGTCACCGGGAAACAGCCCTAACACCGACGGCATCCACATTCAATCGACGCACCATCTCAGCATTAACGATTCCAAGATCACCAATGGTAATTCGAGGTCAAGTCCATCGTGATGCGGCCTTATATATTtaccaataaaaaaataatacaactATTAAGAGACTACCAGAAAATAACCATGCAAATAAAATTGTATAATCACCTTTAATGCTAAAAGTTGCAAataatctttttcttttcatttttgttaaaCTATTTTAAATGGTTAGCTTGAGTATTTAACCATGCCCTCAGGTGATGATTGTATCTCAATTGGTGACCACAGTTCTCATCTCTCCATAAGCAATATTCAATGTACACTTGGTCATGGAATCaggtcatttctttttttttattcccaaaaaatcatattagtatatttttttaaattgcaaGTAAAACACCAAACTGGAACACAGTAACCAAACTCAGAATCTCAAACAAAAAGATCAAGATTCTTATTGATTTATTCTTAACAACTGAACAGCATTGGAAGTTTGGGAAGAAGTGGAAACCTCGTACAAGTAGAGAACATCAATGTAACTAATTGCATCTTCAATGACACCACAAACGGAGCTCGAATAAAAACATGGCAGGTCGGTCCGAAATAACCTCCAAATCTTCCATCATTTTACTTGAAATCAACTCTAAATTTTTCAGTACTAACCTGTGCTTGGTTATGCTGCTAAGGTGGGGAGAGGATATCTCAAGCACATCGCATTTGAAAGACTAACATTCAACAATGTGAAGAACCCTATAATCATAGACCAAAACTACTGCGATGTCAGTGGCGCATGCCCAGAGCTGGTAAGAAATTTCTACACTACATATTCGAAATTATAGACTTAACTGAATGATGACTGATTGCATCTCATTGATCATTTTGTAAAGAAAACTGGAGTTCAAATAAGCAATGTGTCTTACCGGCACGCAGTGGGGACATCAGCAACGCATATCGCCATTAATCTCAACTGTAGCAAGTCTGTACCTTGTCATGGAATATCGATGGAATCAGTACAGTTAACATCAGCCATAACTGGAAAACAAGTCACTGCGAATTGTAGTAATGCATATGGTAGAGAGCATGATATAGTTCCTGGCCCGTGTCTTCCACATGAAACACATCAAGACACTATGATATAAGATGATACAGCATTCATGCAGGAAATGTTTAGCAAAACTGTATTGAggaaatttttataataatagtaataaatagcttcttttcttttttttttcttttgttctaCGAATGTTTATAGAGTCTTTAGAAGAATCctctataaaaaaaagagagacatGATGATGAAGGTAGGATAAATCCAAAACTTACTTTTCTGGCCGCCATAGATTTCTCCATTTCTCTGAAATTGCAGTCTCCCGACAAACGCTAGATGTTGGAGTTGGGAGCTTTAGCGTAGATTAGACAACTGGTGACAAAAATCATCAATAGAAAGAACCATGGCATACAACAGGGATCTAAGAATATGAAATCATGCTTCTCGAACCAAAACTCAACATGAATGCATATATTTCAAAATCCAGCTTTAGACTGCCTTTTCCACAGACCAATTCGGTCGATGTAAGTAACTCTAGTTTTGACCTACAAGTTCTAAAACCTACATGGTACTTAAGTAAAGAGTGCCGACTCGCATATTAGAGAAAGTCAC from Salvia splendens isolate huo1 chromosome 9, SspV2, whole genome shotgun sequence includes:
- the LOC121749275 gene encoding polygalacturonase QRT2-like; amino-acid sequence: MKFVVLLFVLVSSSSPYLAWAFDEATYFNVTDYGAIGDGRTESSKAFLKAWDAACKDTVKSPTVYVPPKSIFLVNPVNFNGPCNGPGINLLILGTIVAPNAPSAWDGKDASQWLAVTNTKGLSVVGFGVIDGQGKAWWDQSCKYHPKLKNCTTLAPTAWKFIGCNNSIVSNIRFINSAQTHISVQGCNGFLIQNVTIESPGNSPNTDGIHIQSTHHLSINDSKITNGDDCISIGDHSSHLSISNIQCTLGHGISIGSLGRSGNLVQVENINVTNCIFNDTTNGARIKTWQVGRGYLKHIAFERLTFNNVKNPIIIDQNYCDVSGACPELKTGVQISNVSYRHAVGTSATHIAINLNCSKSVPCHGISMESVQLTSAITGKQVTANCSNAYGREHDIVPGPCLPHETHQDTMI